One stretch of Camelus bactrianus isolate YW-2024 breed Bactrian camel chromosome 19, ASM4877302v1, whole genome shotgun sequence DNA includes these proteins:
- the DSN1 gene encoding kinetochore-associated protein DSN1 homolog isoform X1 has product MTSVTRLEIVEVLEEEPVTSKTYDHQLESDPIPAEACNKSSASLEMTEGVSKERIHLGASPRKRENCDLSHREGLQSRSLHLSPQEQSARCQDRRQSWRRASMKETNRRKSLPPFHQGITELCRSISVNMAESKRLGSLLLSSFQFSVQKLEPFLRGTEGFNLESYKAKASSLSEELKHFADSLEGNGALQKCFEDPEGRASDLSLETSVAEMKEYITKFSLERQSWDQLLLRYQEEADEIISRGSTETKNTEVEVGPTTYLRSSQSEVLNTKPDYQTILQNQNKVFDCMELVMDELQGSVKQLHTFMDESTQCLQKVSVQLGKRSTQQLDPSPARKLLKLQLQKQPTTHCSKSCQ; this is encoded by the exons ATGACTTCAGTGACTAGATTGGAGATTGTAGAAG TGCTAGAAGAAGAACCAGTGACATCCAAGACTTATGATCATCAATTGGAATCAGATCCCATCCCTGCAGAAGCGTGTAATAAATCGTCTGCCTCCCTGGAGATGACTGAAGGCGTTTCAAAGGAACGAATTCACCTGGGCGCTAGCCCCCgaaaaagggaaaattgtgatctCAGCCACCGGGAAGGACTTCAATCCAGGTCCCTTCATTTGTCCCCCCAAGAACAGTCTGCCCGTTGTCAAGACAGGAGGCAATCCTGGCGGCGAGCAAGTATGAAAGAAACGAACCGGCGGAAGTCACTGCCTCCCTTTCATCAGGGCATCACAG AGCTCTGCAGATCCATCAGTGTCAACATGGCAGAAAGTAAACGGCTGGGCTCTCTCCTGCTTTCCAGTTTCCAG TTCTCTGTTCAGAAACTTGAACCTTTCCTAAGGGGCACTGAGGGCTTCAATCTTGAAAGTTACAAAGCCAAAG CATCTTCTCTTTCGGAAGAATTGAAACATTTTGCAGACAGTCTGGAAGGTAATGGAGCTCTACAAAAATGTTTTGAAGATCCAGAGGG AAGAGCATCAGATTTGTCTCTGGAAACATCAGTGGCTGAGATGAAGGAATACATAACAAA ATTTTCTTTAGAACGTCAGAGTTGGGACCAGCTGTTGCTGCGCTACCAGGAGGAGGCTGATGAGATCATATCCAG aggGTCAACTGAAACCAAAAATACTGAAGTTGAAGTGGGACCTACAACATATCTTAGGTCTTCCCAGAGTGAAGTCCTTAATACAAAGCCTGACTACCAAACAATATTACAGAACCAGAACAAAGTCTTTGATTGTATGGAGTTGGTG ATGGATGAACTGCAAGGATCCGTGAAGCAGCTGCACACCTTTATGGACGAAAGTACCCAGTGCCTCCAGAAGGTGTCAGTACAGCTCG ggaagagaagcaCGCAACAATTAGATCCTTCACCAGCTCGAAAACTGCTCAAGCTTCAGCTGCAAAAACAACCTACCACACATTGCTCTAAATCTTGTCAGTGA
- the DSN1 gene encoding kinetochore-associated protein DSN1 homolog isoform X2, with the protein MTSVTRLEIVEELCRSISVNMAESKRLGSLLLSSFQFSVQKLEPFLRGTEGFNLESYKAKASSLSEELKHFADSLEGNGALQKCFEDPEGRASDLSLETSVAEMKEYITKFSLERQSWDQLLLRYQEEADEIISRGSTETKNTEVEVGPTTYLRSSQSEVLNTKPDYQTILQNQNKVFDCMELVMDELQGSVKQLHTFMDESTQCLQKVSVQLGKRSTQQLDPSPARKLLKLQLQKQPTTHCSKSCQ; encoded by the exons ATGACTTCAGTGACTAGATTGGAGATTGTAGAAG AGCTCTGCAGATCCATCAGTGTCAACATGGCAGAAAGTAAACGGCTGGGCTCTCTCCTGCTTTCCAGTTTCCAG TTCTCTGTTCAGAAACTTGAACCTTTCCTAAGGGGCACTGAGGGCTTCAATCTTGAAAGTTACAAAGCCAAAG CATCTTCTCTTTCGGAAGAATTGAAACATTTTGCAGACAGTCTGGAAGGTAATGGAGCTCTACAAAAATGTTTTGAAGATCCAGAGGG AAGAGCATCAGATTTGTCTCTGGAAACATCAGTGGCTGAGATGAAGGAATACATAACAAA ATTTTCTTTAGAACGTCAGAGTTGGGACCAGCTGTTGCTGCGCTACCAGGAGGAGGCTGATGAGATCATATCCAG aggGTCAACTGAAACCAAAAATACTGAAGTTGAAGTGGGACCTACAACATATCTTAGGTCTTCCCAGAGTGAAGTCCTTAATACAAAGCCTGACTACCAAACAATATTACAGAACCAGAACAAAGTCTTTGATTGTATGGAGTTGGTG ATGGATGAACTGCAAGGATCCGTGAAGCAGCTGCACACCTTTATGGACGAAAGTACCCAGTGCCTCCAGAAGGTGTCAGTACAGCTCG ggaagagaagcaCGCAACAATTAGATCCTTCACCAGCTCGAAAACTGCTCAAGCTTCAGCTGCAAAAACAACCTACCACACATTGCTCTAAATCTTGTCAGTGA